One segment of Streptomyces sp. NBC_01463 DNA contains the following:
- a CDS encoding nucleotidyl transferase AbiEii/AbiGii toxin family protein, with protein sequence MTSSADDPTWNRLWPRSSHVPHSPLSERTRRAEDLPRTLVPAPPGLRQPVVFDPALKQFPNAYRAGEPRFDDPAAAHAWRRARRTALDTVLAAVATGPWADHLVLRGSVLMATWFGDAARDPGDLDFVAVPREWEVDSPRTAALFETVARDAEASARGPVRIDASGRVTEEIWTYDRVPGRRMLLPWTAPGTPGGTVQLDVVFNEQLPEPPLSTELHPIGEGPGCRIMAASPGLSLAWKLLWLVSDAYPQGKDLYDAVLLAEHTAPRYDVVRAAFTLAGADGLRPAGRWWIDTLGVEGGWEHFTAEYPWADDSPAGLTERLGRALEPLLAAAEPPGERPYDRWARWLEPLVAATRTKAATDPASALGHFSGHGYEGLAAAVVVVREMAGRGRLDLEGALAAVLAQEGDWRYWREHPGSCAEALEMLR encoded by the coding sequence ATGACCTCCTCCGCCGACGACCCCACGTGGAACCGTCTGTGGCCACGGTCGTCGCATGTCCCGCACAGCCCCCTGAGCGAGCGCACCCGGCGGGCCGAGGACCTCCCGCGCACCCTGGTCCCGGCGCCGCCCGGGCTGCGGCAGCCGGTCGTCTTCGACCCCGCCCTCAAGCAGTTCCCGAACGCCTATCGGGCGGGCGAGCCCCGGTTCGACGATCCGGCGGCCGCCCACGCCTGGCGCCGCGCCCGACGAACGGCCCTGGACACCGTCCTCGCGGCGGTCGCCACCGGACCGTGGGCGGATCATCTGGTCCTGCGCGGGAGCGTGTTGATGGCCACCTGGTTCGGGGACGCGGCGCGCGATCCGGGGGATCTGGACTTCGTGGCCGTCCCCCGGGAATGGGAGGTGGACTCCCCGCGTACGGCGGCCCTGTTCGAGACCGTCGCGCGGGACGCGGAGGCCTCCGCCCGCGGGCCCGTCCGGATCGACGCGTCGGGCCGCGTGACCGAGGAGATCTGGACGTACGACCGGGTGCCGGGCCGGCGCATGCTGCTGCCGTGGACGGCGCCGGGCACACCCGGCGGGACGGTGCAGCTGGACGTGGTCTTCAACGAGCAGCTCCCCGAACCTCCGCTGTCCACCGAGCTGCACCCCATCGGCGAGGGTCCCGGCTGCCGGATCATGGCCGCCTCCCCCGGCCTGTCCCTGGCCTGGAAGCTGCTCTGGCTGGTCAGCGACGCGTATCCGCAGGGCAAGGACCTGTACGACGCGGTCCTGCTCGCCGAGCACACGGCACCGCGCTACGACGTCGTGCGCGCCGCGTTCACCCTCGCGGGAGCCGACGGGCTGCGCCCCGCCGGTCGTTGGTGGATCGACACGCTGGGCGTGGAAGGCGGATGGGAGCACTTCACGGCCGAGTACCCCTGGGCCGACGACAGCCCGGCCGGGCTCACGGAGCGGCTCGGCCGGGCGCTGGAGCCCCTGCTCGCGGCGGCGGAACCGCCCGGTGAGCGGCCTTACGACCGCTGGGCGCGCTGGCTGGAGCCCCTGGTCGCGGCCACGCGTACGAAGGCGGCCACCGATCCCGCATCCGCCCTGGGGCACTTCTCCGGGCACGGCTACGAGGGGCTCGCCGCCGCCGTCGTGGTGGTACGGGAGATGGCGGGGCGGGGGCGCCTGGACCTGGAGGGGGCGCTCGCCGCGGTGCTGGCCCAGGAGGGCGACTGGCGGTACTGGCGGGAGCATCCGGGGTCGTGCGCCGAAG